The following are from one region of the Scyliorhinus canicula chromosome 26, sScyCan1.1, whole genome shotgun sequence genome:
- the LOC119957397 gene encoding trans-Golgi network integral membrane protein 2-like isoform X2: MRPRLLLLSLLLWLWADAVSSSKPNSAPPSNHAAESGQGGNTVGDGGGKVAGDGGGKNVGEGGKNIGEGGKNTGEGGKNTGEDGKNTGEGGKNAGEGGKNAGDGRDKAAGDGENENKAQNSTKGEANGNNQAVSIGKVESRTRTSNENKTVAVDSGIHNVETGDQTGDKNAVNERGSEHPTITEDKKSESGQSKKDNEGDGKEGGADEGEDDETPETVGDKNVKEAGDSATSNGGLVKDGAGTDIGAESVPRDEPESSHFFAYLVTTAVIVAVLYIAYHNKRKIIAVVIEGRRSNANRRPKSTDYQRLDQKM, encoded by the exons ATGAGGCCCAGGTTGTTGTTGTTGTCGCTGCTCCTGTGGCTTTGGGCCG ATGCAGTATCAAGCAGCAAACCCAACTCTGCTCCACCCAGTAATCATGCTGCAGAATCTGGACAAGGGGGCAACaccgtgggtgatggagggggaaaggTTGCAGGGGATGGTGGAGGCAAGAACGTAG GTGAAGGGGGCAAGAACATAGGTGAAGGGGGCAAGAACACAGGTGAAGGGGGCAAGAACACAGGTGAAGACGGCAAGAACACAGGGGAAGGGGGCAAGAACGCAGGTGAAGGGGGCAAGAACGCAGGTGATGGCAGGGACAAGGCCGCAGGTGATGGCGAGAATGAGAACAAGGCTCAAAACAGCACCAAGGGAGAAGCCAATGGCAATAACCAGGCTGTCAGCATAGGTAAGGTGGAGAGCAGGACGAGGACCAGCAACGAGAACAAGACTGTGGCCGTCGACAGTGGAATCCACAATGTTGAGACTGGTGATCAAACTGGTGATAAAAATGCAGTGAATGAGAGAGGCAGTGAGCACCCAACAATTACTGAGGACAAGAAGTCAGAAAGTGGGCAGAGCAAGAAGGACAATGAGGGAGATGGCAAGGAGGGtggtgctgatgaaggagaggATGATGAGACACCAGAAACAGTTGGAgataagaatgtcaaggaggctGGTGACAGTGCCACTTCCAATGGTGGATTGGTGAAGGATGGAGCAGGGACAGACATTGGTGCTGAATCAGTGCCCAGAGACGAACCGGAGAGCAGCCATTTCTTTGCATATCTGGTGACCACAGCAGTAATTGTTGCAGTCCTGTACATCGCCTATCACAACAAGCGCAAG ATTATTGCTGTTGTTATTGAAGGTCGGAGGTCAAATGCCAATCGACGGCCAAAGTCAACAGATTATCAGCGATTGGACCAGAAG ATGTGA
- the LOC119957397 gene encoding trans-Golgi network integral membrane protein 2-like isoform X1 — MRPRLLLLSLLLWLWADAVSSSKPNSAPPSNHAAESGQGGNTVGDGGGKVAGDGGGKNVGEGGKNAGEGGKNAGEGGKNAGEGGKNIGEGGKNTGEGGKNTGEDGKNTGEGGKNAGEGGKNAGDGRDKAAGDGENENKAQNSTKGEANGNNQAVSIGKVESRTRTSNENKTVAVDSGIHNVETGDQTGDKNAVNERGSEHPTITEDKKSESGQSKKDNEGDGKEGGADEGEDDETPETVGDKNVKEAGDSATSNGGLVKDGAGTDIGAESVPRDEPESSHFFAYLVTTAVIVAVLYIAYHNKRKIIAVVIEGRRSNANRRPKSTDYQRLDQKM; from the exons ATGAGGCCCAGGTTGTTGTTGTTGTCGCTGCTCCTGTGGCTTTGGGCCG ATGCAGTATCAAGCAGCAAACCCAACTCTGCTCCACCCAGTAATCATGCTGCAGAATCTGGACAAGGGGGCAACaccgtgggtgatggagggggaaaggTTGCAGGGGATGGTGGAGGCAAGAACGTAGGTGAAGGGGGCAAGAACGCAGGTGAAGGGGGCAAGAACGCAGGTGAAGGAGGCAAGAACGCAGGTGAAGGGGGCAAGAACATAGGTGAAGGGGGCAAGAACACAGGTGAAGGGGGCAAGAACACAGGTGAAGACGGCAAGAACACAGGGGAAGGGGGCAAGAACGCAGGTGAAGGGGGCAAGAACGCAGGTGATGGCAGGGACAAGGCCGCAGGTGATGGCGAGAATGAGAACAAGGCTCAAAACAGCACCAAGGGAGAAGCCAATGGCAATAACCAGGCTGTCAGCATAGGTAAGGTGGAGAGCAGGACGAGGACCAGCAACGAGAACAAGACTGTGGCCGTCGACAGTGGAATCCACAATGTTGAGACTGGTGATCAAACTGGTGATAAAAATGCAGTGAATGAGAGAGGCAGTGAGCACCCAACAATTACTGAGGACAAGAAGTCAGAAAGTGGGCAGAGCAAGAAGGACAATGAGGGAGATGGCAAGGAGGGtggtgctgatgaaggagaggATGATGAGACACCAGAAACAGTTGGAgataagaatgtcaaggaggctGGTGACAGTGCCACTTCCAATGGTGGATTGGTGAAGGATGGAGCAGGGACAGACATTGGTGCTGAATCAGTGCCCAGAGACGAACCGGAGAGCAGCCATTTCTTTGCATATCTGGTGACCACAGCAGTAATTGTTGCAGTCCTGTACATCGCCTATCACAACAAGCGCAAG ATTATTGCTGTTGTTATTGAAGGTCGGAGGTCAAATGCCAATCGACGGCCAAAGTCAACAGATTATCAGCGATTGGACCAGAAG ATGTGA